Proteins encoded together in one Ipomoea triloba cultivar NCNSP0323 chromosome 4, ASM357664v1 window:
- the LOC116016046 gene encoding uncharacterized protein LOC116016046 has product MAKAYDRMEWPFLRNMMLALGFVVEWVDLVLLCVTTVSYNIQKAQAEGSIHGCRVARGASPISHMFFADDSLLFFKANSLEAGMIKHCLEVYEGMSCQAVNYHKSSICFSRNTTESAREEVAGVLGVVQAANFGRYLGLPNFVGRNKRAVLHILKTRLDRESAHGTRDYYHRLVLKEEYIGRPGIAYVCLRSLGAWVSRNSVLSIWQCWENKPGVF; this is encoded by the exons ATGGCAAAAGCCTATGATCGTATGGAGTGGCCATTCCTCCGGAATATGATGCTAGCTCTGGGCTTTGTTGTTGAATGGGTTGACCTAGTATTACTCTGTGTCACCACTGTCTCATATAATATCCAG AAAGCTCAGGCAGAAGGTTCCATTCATGGATGTAGGGTAGCTAGAGGTGCATCGCCTATCTCGCACATGTTCTTTGCGGATGATAGCCTTCTGTTTTTCAAGGCAAATTCCCTCGAAGCAGGGATGATTAAACATTGTTTAGAGGTATATGAAGGTATGTCTTGTCAGGCTGTAAACTATCACAAATCTAGCATTTGTTTTAGCAGAAACACTACTGAGAGTGCTCGCGAGGAGGTCGCTGGTGTGTTAGGTGTTGTTCAGGCAGCAAATTTTGGTAGATACCTGGGCCTACCAAATTTTGTGGGAAGAAATAAGAGAGCTGTTTTGCATATATTGAAGACAAGATTAGACAGAGAATCTGCTCATGGAACAAGAGATTACTATCACAGGCTG GTGCTGAAAGAGGAATACATTGGAAGGCCTGGGATCGCTTATGTGTGCCTAAGAAGTTTGGGGGCTTGGGTTTCAAGGAACTCCGTGCTTTCAATCTGGCAATGCTGGGAAAACAAGCCTGGCGTTTTTTAA